A part of Campylobacter ureolyticus ACS-301-V-Sch3b genomic DNA contains:
- the pglC gene encoding undecaprenyl phosphate N,N'-diacetylbacillosamine 1-phosphate transferase, with protein sequence MYRAFFKRFFDILGSLILIIITLPIMIILYFLIKNKISKEPIFKQIRPGLNEKLFKIYKFKTMSDEKDENGNLLSDELRLGKFGAKIRSTSLDELPQLFNVLKGDMSFIGPRPLLEKYLTLYSPKQRLRHSVRPGITGLAQVNGRNEISWKNKFRYDSFYASNLNFLLDLKILFLTIKKVIKKEGISKKGMATAEEFNGSN encoded by the coding sequence ATGTATAGAGCGTTTTTTAAGCGGTTTTTTGACATTTTAGGAAGTTTAATTTTAATAATTATAACTTTACCTATCATGATAATCTTATATTTTTTAATCAAAAATAAAATTTCAAAAGAGCCAATTTTTAAGCAAATTCGCCCAGGGCTTAATGAAAAACTTTTTAAAATTTACAAATTTAAAACGATGAGTGATGAAAAAGATGAAAATGGAAATTTGCTTAGTGATGAACTTAGGCTTGGCAAATTTGGAGCCAAAATACGCTCAACTAGTCTTGATGAGCTTCCTCAACTTTTCAATGTCTTAAAAGGAGATATGAGTTTCATAGGTCCAAGGCCTTTGCTTGAAAAATATTTAACTCTTTATTCTCCAAAACAAAGGCTTCGTCACAGCGTTCGCCCAGGAATTACTGGCTTAGCGCAAGTTAATGGCAGAAATGAGATTTCTTGGAAAAACAAATTTCGTTACGATAGTTTTTATGCATCAAATTTAAACTTTTTGCTTGATCTAAAAATACTGTTTTTAACTATAAAAAAAGTTATAAAAAAAGAGGGCATTTCGAAAAAAGGTATGGCTACTGCGGAGGAATTTAATGGTTCAAACTAA
- a CDS encoding DUF6578 domain-containing protein produces MDKKSIFIYYESWEFDCCGKSFSVRDKIDWSVDLDVELKIDKFNIELYYDGHCRAINPYSLVGVVKSINKLYKDDNGNRLVKCCINTNRFEENYKDYRFFGYIVEIENFTLKECKE; encoded by the coding sequence TTGGATAAAAAAAGTATTTTTATCTATTATGAGTCTTGGGAGTTTGATTGCTGTGGAAAATCTTTTAGTGTCAGAGATAAGATTGACTGGAGTGTAGATTTAGATGTCGAGTTAAAAATAGATAAGTTTAACATAGAGTTATATTACGATGGGCATTGTAGAGCAATTAATCCATACAGCCTAGTTGGAGTTGTAAAAAGTATAAACAAACTTTACAAGGATGACAATGGTAATAGGCTTGTAAAATGTTGTATTAATACAAATCGTTTTGAAGAAAATTATAAAGATTATAGATTTTTTGGCTATATTGTAGAGATTGAAAATTTTACATTAAAAGAATGTAAAGAATAA
- a CDS encoding alkylphosphonate utilization protein, translated as MAVVDVNGVELQSGDNIVVIKDLKLKGSKNSVKQGTKAKIRLTKNENEVECKLDKLGTVVLKTEFIRKA; from the coding sequence ATGGCAGTTGTTGATGTAAATGGAGTTGAGCTTCAAAGTGGAGATAACATAGTTGTTATTAAGGATTTAAAACTAAAAGGTTCTAAAAATAGTGTTAAGCAAGGTACTAAAGCAAAAATTCGCTTAACAAAAAATGAAAATGAGGTTGAGTGCAAACTTGATAAGCTTGGAACTGTTGTTTTAAAAACAGAATTTATAAGAAAAGCTTAA
- the pglE gene encoding UDP-N-acetylbacillosamine transaminase, with the protein MARVFLSPPNMGKNEQKYVEEVFKSNYIAPLGEFVDRFEKSICNFTGVKSALALSSGTAGLHLALKSLGIKDGDLVLGSTFTFMASLNPIFYERCKPLLIDSDESWNLSRELLKKAIKKAPKKPVALIVTHLYGQAAKMDEILEICFENNIKVIEDAAEALGGTYKNKALGTLGNVGVYSFNGNKIITCGGGGMLVSNDEDIVKNARFLSTQAREPFLHYEHKTYGYNYRLSNVLGAIGVGQMEVLEKRVDKKREIFEKYKHNLSNLDIEFMPEIPNSKGNRWLTTLVFKEKNTHLKVIDKLNKFDIESRPLWKPMHLQPVFQGALSVIDGTSEDLFERGICLPSGTDMSDNTIDKICEIVKSVIKND; encoded by the coding sequence ATGGCAAGAGTGTTTTTAAGCCCACCTAATATGGGCAAAAATGAGCAGAAATATGTAGAAGAAGTTTTTAAAAGCAATTATATTGCTCCACTTGGAGAATTTGTTGATAGATTTGAAAAAAGTATTTGCAATTTTACAGGTGTAAAATCAGCACTTGCACTAAGTTCTGGTACAGCAGGACTTCATCTAGCATTAAAAAGCCTTGGCATAAAAGATGGTGATTTGGTACTTGGATCAACTTTTACTTTTATGGCGTCTTTAAATCCGATATTTTATGAAAGATGCAAACCTTTGCTCATTGATAGTGATGAAAGTTGGAATTTAAGCCGAGAACTTTTAAAAAAAGCTATTAAAAAAGCTCCTAAAAAGCCTGTTGCTTTAATTGTAACCCATCTTTATGGTCAAGCTGCAAAAATGGATGAAATTTTAGAAATTTGTTTTGAAAATAATATTAAAGTTATTGAAGATGCTGCTGAAGCACTTGGTGGAACATATAAAAATAAAGCTCTTGGAACACTTGGAAATGTTGGAGTTTATAGTTTTAATGGAAATAAAATAATAACTTGCGGTGGTGGTGGCATGCTTGTTTCAAATGATGAAGATATAGTTAAAAATGCTAGATTTTTAAGCACTCAAGCAAGAGAGCCATTTTTACACTATGAGCACAAAACTTATGGATATAATTATCGATTAAGCAATGTTTTAGGAGCTATTGGTGTTGGGCAAATGGAAGTCTTAGAAAAAAGGGTAGATAAAAAAAGAGAAATTTTTGAAAAATATAAGCATAATTTATCAAATTTAGACATTGAATTTATGCCAGAAATTCCAAATTCCAAAGGCAATAGATGGCTTACAACCTTAGTTTTTAAAGAAAAAAACACTCATTTAAAAGTTATAGATAAATTAAATAAATTTGATATTGAGAGCAGACCTTTATGGAAGCCTATGCACTTACAACCAGTATTTCAAGGAGCTTTAAGTGTTATTGATGGTACTAGTGAGGATCTGTTTGAAAGAGGGATTTGTCTTCCAAGTGGAACTGATATGAGTGATAATACAATAGATAAAATTTGCGAAATTGTAAAAAGCGTTATAAAAAATGACTAA
- the pglF gene encoding UDP-N-acetylglucosamine 4,6-dehydratase (configuration-retaining) translates to MTNFLKPTKLKRFLFFLIADFFISVFSTIWAFYLRFSGDMPEAFQKGLLLSCIFLAIFKIFYLWSFKIYLVPWRFFGLYEAKKIFLAHFLAALSFFILFLLLDDVFNPFPRSVIIIDAAISYILISGFRIIKRMLLDSSKKSHQNEPCVVIGATKKAVHIIQGIKEGYINYYAVGVYDERKELVGTSFESFSVKDKSKLKDDIKKQDIKTAIIALRLEQDELNKLHNELISFGIRDVKVFSLLEKESIRDISIEDLLARKPKDLNDDIVKKFMLDKVVLVTGAGGTIGSEICKQCLKFGVKRIIMLDHSEFNLYKINEITKSNKKNVLKLLSVVNLKDIEDEVFKEFDIDIVIHAAAYKHVPLCEFNIKSAIKNNILGTKNMIDLSNKYNVKRFVLISTDKAVRPTSIMGTTKRICELYALNQNSKTEFVAVRFGNVLGSSGSVIPKFKEQIKNGENLTVTHPDIVRYFMLVSEACQLVLQAASIAKGGELFVLDMGKQVKIADLAKKMLELANRTDLKVVFTGLRPGEKLYEELLINENDKQTKFESIFVTKSQKYDLNLLNSQINELLNLDEKDMESKLCEIVPEFSHALNKKD, encoded by the coding sequence ATGACTAATTTCTTAAAACCAACTAAGTTAAAAAGATTTTTATTTTTTTTAATAGCTGATTTTTTTATCTCAGTTTTTTCAACTATTTGGGCATTTTATCTTCGTTTTAGTGGAGATATGCCTGAAGCTTTTCAAAAAGGACTTTTATTAAGTTGCATTTTCTTGGCTATTTTTAAGATATTTTATCTATGGAGCTTTAAAATTTATCTTGTTCCATGGCGATTTTTTGGACTTTATGAAGCTAAAAAAATATTCTTAGCTCATTTTTTGGCAGCTTTATCATTTTTTATCCTATTTTTATTGCTTGATGATGTTTTTAATCCTTTTCCAAGAAGTGTTATCATAATCGATGCAGCGATATCATATATTTTAATAAGCGGATTTAGAATTATAAAAAGGATGCTTTTGGATAGTTCTAAAAAATCTCATCAAAACGAACCTTGTGTTGTAATTGGCGCTACAAAAAAAGCAGTTCACATTATACAAGGTATAAAAGAAGGATATATAAATTATTACGCAGTTGGTGTTTACGATGAGAGAAAAGAGCTTGTTGGCACATCTTTTGAAAGCTTTAGCGTAAAGGATAAATCAAAACTTAAAGATGACATTAAAAAACAAGATATAAAAACTGCAATCATTGCTTTAAGGCTTGAACAAGATGAGCTTAATAAACTTCATAACGAGCTTATAAGCTTTGGCATAAGAGATGTTAAAGTTTTTTCACTGCTTGAAAAAGAGAGCATTAGAGATATTTCTATTGAGGATTTGCTTGCTAGAAAACCAAAAGATTTAAATGATGATATTGTAAAAAAATTTATGCTTGATAAAGTAGTTTTGGTAACAGGTGCTGGTGGAACGATAGGAAGTGAAATTTGCAAACAGTGTTTGAAATTTGGTGTAAAGCGTATTATTATGCTTGATCACAGCGAATTTAATCTTTATAAAATAAATGAAATTACCAAAAGTAACAAAAAAAATGTTTTAAAACTTTTAAGTGTTGTTAATTTAAAAGATATTGAAGACGAAGTTTTTAAAGAGTTTGATATTGATATTGTTATTCACGCGGCAGCCTATAAGCATGTGCCTCTTTGTGAGTTTAACATAAAATCAGCCATTAAAAATAATATTCTTGGCACAAAAAATATGATAGATTTAAGTAATAAATATAATGTCAAGCGATTTGTTTTAATTTCAACAGATAAAGCTGTTCGTCCAACAAGTATAATGGGCACAACAAAGCGAATTTGTGAGCTTTATGCGCTAAATCAAAACTCAAAAACCGAATTTGTTGCAGTAAGATTTGGTAATGTTTTAGGAAGCAGTGGAAGTGTAATACCAAAATTTAAAGAACAAATTAAAAATGGTGAGAATTTAACTGTAACTCATCCTGATATAGTAAGATATTTTATGCTTGTAAGTGAGGCCTGTCAGCTTGTACTTCAAGCCGCAAGTATTGCAAAAGGTGGTGAACTTTTTGTTTTAGATATGGGAAAACAGGTTAAAATAGCTGATCTTGCCAAAAAGATGCTTGAACTTGCAAACAGAACTGATTTAAAGGTTGTATTTACAGGTCTAAGACCTGGTGAAAAGCTTTATGAAGAGCTTTTAATTAATGAAAATGACAAGCAGACCAAATTTGAATCTATTTTTGTAACAAAATCTCAAAAATATGATTTAAATTTGTTGAATTCACAAATTAATGAACTTTTAAATTTAGATGAAAAAGATATGGAGTCTAAGCTTTGTGAAATAGTTCCTGAGTTTTCTCACGCACTTAATAAAAAGGATTAA
- a CDS encoding PDC sensor domain-containing protein, translating to MIIREIEEFKLTKSKIKAYLSYIFSQNLPNFSEDIDEEKILKSCKNISDELMGYDTFYILDKNGYQISDNLVFSAKGIKNTFKGEDKSTKSYYKKAVKEKRAYLCEPYPGTFDSKLKVTMAVPIYSQDKELLYVVCCDILLEDILKLINPSSVDSAFGKISRLSYFIISVTLFCVAAILFYFGVKSIVVTNFSLNDTSKIFESTILLTLSLAILDLIKAYFEEEILGRHEKNSTNSKTMIKFLSSIIIALAIEALMLVFKFAMTSPDEIIYPICLIVAIAFLVASLGLYIYITKKSYFLKTK from the coding sequence TTGATAATTAGAGAAATTGAAGAATTTAAACTAACAAAGTCTAAAATAAAAGCCTATCTTAGTTATATTTTTAGTCAAAATTTACCAAATTTTAGTGAAGATATAGATGAAGAAAAAATCTTAAAAAGTTGTAAAAATATCTCAGATGAGCTTATGGGATACGATACTTTTTATATTTTAGATAAAAATGGCTATCAAATAAGTGATAATTTAGTTTTTTCTGCTAAGGGTATAAAAAACACTTTTAAAGGCGAGGATAAAAGCACTAAGTCATATTATAAAAAAGCTGTAAAAGAAAAAAGAGCTTATCTTTGTGAGCCATATCCTGGCACTTTTGATAGCAAGCTTAAAGTTACTATGGCAGTTCCTATTTATTCGCAAGATAAAGAGCTTTTATATGTTGTTTGCTGTGATATTTTACTTGAAGATATTTTAAAGCTTATAAATCCAAGTTCTGTTGATAGTGCTTTTGGTAAAATTTCAAGACTTTCATACTTTATTATAAGTGTAACACTTTTTTGTGTAGCGGCAATTTTATTTTATTTTGGTGTAAAAAGTATAGTTGTTACAAATTTTAGCTTAAACGATACATCAAAAATATTTGAATCAACGATTTTATTAACTCTTTCTTTGGCTATATTGGACCTTATAAAAGCATATTTTGAGGAAGAAATTTTAGGAAGACATGAAAAAAATAGCACAAATTCAAAAACTATGATAAAATTTTTATCATCAATTATCATAGCTCTTGCGATTGAAGCTTTGATGCTTGTGTTTAAATTTGCCATGACTTCACCAGATGAAATTATTTATCCAATCTGTTTGATAGTGGCAATCGCATTTTTAGTAGCTTCTTTGGGATTATATATTTACATAACTAAAAAAAGTTATTTTTTAAAGACAAAATAA
- the hisA gene encoding 1-(5-phosphoribosyl)-5-[(5-phosphoribosylamino)methylideneamino]imidazole-4-carboxamide isomerase: MEIFPAIDLKEGYVVRLSKGDMNSAKIYSKNPSDEAKKFEDFGAKWLHIVDLDGAFAGRSINYRVIEEIVKSTNLKIQVGGGIRDEKAIKFYENLGVDRFILGSTALNNPELTKQLAKIYKIAVGIDAKNGFVAAHGWAKQSKVLAFDLAAIYKDSEVDAIICTDINKDGMLGGVNFDFTKEIALKSGKKTIASGGVSSIDDIVKAKQIDEIYGVIVGKAYYEGKINLEKAFKLS, translated from the coding sequence ATGGAGATTTTCCCAGCAATTGATTTAAAAGAAGGCTACGTTGTAAGGCTTAGCAAGGGCGATATGAATAGTGCAAAAATTTACTCTAAAAACCCAAGCGATGAGGCCAAAAAATTTGAAGATTTTGGTGCAAAGTGGCTTCATATAGTTGATTTAGATGGAGCTTTTGCAGGAAGAAGTATAAATTATAGAGTCATTGAAGAAATAGTAAAATCAACAAATTTAAAAATACAAGTAGGTGGCGGCATAAGAGATGAAAAGGCAATTAAATTTTATGAGAATTTAGGAGTTGATAGATTTATATTAGGCTCAACTGCCTTAAATAATCCAGAACTTACAAAACAATTAGCTAAAATTTATAAAATTGCAGTTGGAATAGATGCAAAAAATGGATTTGTGGCAGCACATGGCTGGGCAAAACAAAGTAAAGTTTTAGCTTTTGATTTAGCAGCTATTTATAAAGATAGTGAAGTTGATGCTATAATTTGTACTGATATAAACAAAGATGGAATGCTTGGTGGAGTAAATTTTGACTTTACCAAAGAAATAGCCTTAAAAAGTGGAAAAAAGACTATTGCAAGTGGCGGAGTTTCTAGCATTGATGATATTGTAAAAGCAAAACAAATAGATGAAATTTATGGAGTAATTGTAGGAAAAGCATATTACGAAGGTAAAATAAATTTAGAAAAAGCTTTTAAACTAAGCTAA
- a CDS encoding 50S ribosomal protein L11 methyltransferase, whose translation MKEFYFELIVRSNALEFFKNFAFEMGVDAVEFKDDFFIIRDEDKSSIDTLKFAFLEYRKSLEKALNLKIDLELKDEKKKNIDWIDEYKKGVQPVEVGEIYIHPSWEKPKDNKLNLMIDPALAFGSGHHESTNMCLALIQKYKNGYKSALDVGCGSGILSIALSKLGLEVTACDTDAQAVLATKENALKNGVELFEIYTGSVTNTDKTYDIVVANIIADVIIVLKNDLIKSLNKGGILILSGILEKYFDKIKKEFCQLELVESLQKNDWVSFVFKK comes from the coding sequence ATGAAAGAATTTTACTTTGAACTTATTGTTAGAAGCAATGCATTGGAATTTTTTAAAAATTTTGCTTTTGAAATGGGTGTTGATGCAGTTGAGTTTAAAGATGATTTTTTCATAATTCGTGATGAGGATAAAAGCTCTATAGATACTTTAAAATTTGCCTTTTTAGAGTATAGAAAAAGCCTTGAAAAAGCTCTAAATTTAAAAATAGATTTAGAGTTAAAAGATGAAAAGAAAAAAAATATCGATTGGATAGATGAGTATAAAAAAGGTGTTCAACCAGTTGAAGTTGGTGAAATTTATATCCATCCAAGTTGGGAGAAACCAAAAGATAACAAATTAAATTTAATGATCGATCCAGCACTTGCTTTTGGCTCTGGTCATCATGAAAGCACCAATATGTGCTTAGCTCTTATTCAAAAATATAAAAATGGCTATAAATCAGCTTTAGATGTTGGATGTGGAAGTGGGATTTTAAGTATAGCTTTATCAAAATTAGGACTTGAAGTAACTGCTTGCGATACTGATGCTCAGGCAGTTTTAGCAACTAAAGAAAACGCTTTGAAAAACGGTGTAGAATTATTTGAAATTTATACAGGAAGCGTTACAAACACAGATAAAACATATGATATTGTTGTAGCAAATATCATTGCTGATGTTATCATAGTGTTAAAAAATGATCTTATAAAATCTTTAAATAAAGGTGGGATTTTAATTTTATCAGGAATTTTGGAAAAATATTTTGATAAAATTAAAAAAGAATTTTGCCAACTTGAGTTAGTTGAGAGTTTGCAAAAAAACGATTGGGTAAGTTTTGTATTTAAAAAATAA